In the genome of Desertifilum tharense IPPAS B-1220, the window GGATGGCTGATTGACTGACAAAACTCTTTTGCCCTCATCCCCAACCCTTCTCCCATTGGGAGAAGGGAGTCAATCAGCACTCTTGTTCCCTCTCCTCTGGGAGAGGGCTAGGGTGAGGGCGGTTCGGACAACACCTTAATCAGATTTGTCAGTCAATCAGAGGTTCCTACTCAACCATTAACTTAACCCAATAGTGCCTGAGCGCGAGTTGCTAGAGCATCGGGCGTTATACCGTTGAACTCCATAGTTTGATTTGGTGTAGCGGTTGTTTCGCCGCACTTCCAAGACGCGCACTATTGGGTTAAGTCTTGCAAAATTCAACGCAACTCTGGCGGCTGTTGGGTTTCGTGCCTCAACCCAACCTACTCAACCATTAACTTAACCCAATAGTGCCTGAGCGCGAGTTGCTAGAGCATCGGGCGTTATACCGTTGAACTCCATAGTTTGATTTGGTGTAGCGGTTGTTTCGCCGCACTTCCAAGGCGCGCACTATTGGGTTAAGTCTTGCGAAATTCAACGCAACTCTGGCGGCTGTTGGGTTTCGTGCCTCAACCCAACCTACTCAACCATTAACTTAACCCAATAATGCCTGAGCGCGAGTTGCTAAAGCATCGGGCGTTATACCGTTGAACTCCATAATTTGATTGGGAGTTGCTGTGGTTTCGCCGCGCTTCCAAGCAAACACATCGCGCTTAGAGGTGCTGCGTAACATCACCGGTTCTAACAAGCCAGAGGTTCCACCCGTCACGCCAATTAAGGCATCGCCGCCGAAGAGTTGTTCAAACCCCGCATCGTCTAAAAAGTCGCCATCCGCTGCAAAACAGGTATCCCAAGCCACATCCGAAGGGCGATACAAACGCCGGGGATTGACGATCGAAACAATCCGGGAACCAATGCCCTGAGATTGCAACTGTTTAGCCGCTTCGTAGACCGGGAGTAGGGTCATATCGCCAATGACGGCAAAAACAACCCTTTTCTCACCCGGCGTTTCTTGCAGCGTCACAGCCCCATTTTGCAGGGCCTCGCGCGTTTGTTCAAAGGTGGTGTAAATCGGCAAAGGCGACTTACTGGCGGTAATCGTAATTCCCTTATTCTTGGTACTCAGCGCCCATTCATAACAGACTTGAATGCTATTGGCATCGGGGGGGAAGAGGGGAAAAACATTGCCATTCCGCATCATCGCTGCAAAGTAGTTTTCAATCTCTGGGCGTTGATGCGTCCAACCATTGCGACCTTGTTCTAACGCCCCGGCGGTAAAGAGGGTAATGGTGGAAGGGGTGGGGCGGCGTAACTCAGCCATTGCTTGGGTGACGGTTTGCCAGATGGGTAAACCATTAATGGCAAAGGATTCATAGGAACACCATAGGGTTCTTGCCCCCATTAAACATAAGCCGGCGGCTAACCCCGCACAAGCATCTTCGCTGAGGGGTTCGTAGACTTGACCTTTGGGCGCTTGGTTGTAAAGGTCATCGCTGGTGGGGTGGATAATTTTCAGGGCTTTGTTAATGTTGCCAATACCAGACGCTTCATTCCCATCCGCGTTGGTGACTAAGAAATGGGGGTCGAGTTGACCGACTTTAGCCACCAGTTCGCCCATTGCAGTTGTTGCCACTTGCTTATCGCCGCCAACGGGATATTCCGTCAGGGGCAAATCTTTGAGTTCGCTTAAGGGGAGTTCAAACTCAGTCACCGCAGTTTTGGCTGCGGGGCCGCCGCCTGCGCGTTCGTAGTTGGTGCGAACTAGTTCCCAAGCTTCCGGGGAAAGGGCGCGAGTTTTGAGGGCGCTGATAATATCGGGGTTATCGAGGGTGTGGAAGCCGTAGAGGTTATGGGATTTTGCGCCTCTGGCGTGGACGCCTGCCCCTTTTAGCTGTTTGATGATGAAAACGGTGAGTTTGCCGCCGAGTGCAGATTTGGCGGCTTTATCAACGCCTGCTAAGACGGCTTTGGTGAACTCTAGACGCTTGGCAAAGGAGAATTGCGTACTATCCACATAAGCGCCGGGTTGGTTTTGGTCGTCGTAGTCTTTGGCATCGACTAAAATAACCTCTTCAAAGCCGTTCCCCAACCAATAGCGGATCATTTGATCGTTGGTTTGGGTGGAAACCATGCTGTGGTGTTCTTGGGAGTAGCCATTCCAGACTAAGACGGGGAGGAAGTTGGTGATTTTGGGGAAGGCGGTGTGGAAGTGCGCCATTGCACTCATGGGATAGGGTTCGCCCATCCCGCCATCGCCGAGGGTGAAGGCGAAGAGTTTATCGGGGTGCAGCAAGGCGGCAGATAAGGCGAAGTGCTGTCCTTGTCCGAGGGGCCCGGCGGGGGAGAGAAGGCCGGGAATTTGCCCGGAGAGGTGTCCGAGAAGGCCGTGCATTTCCCGGAAGCGATCGCGCATTTGCTGTACAGTCCCAATTCCCATATCCTCTAAGGAACGGTCGAGGAACATGGCGCTGTAAAATCCGGGGGCGTGATGGCCCACTTCGGTGAGGACGTTTTTATGGCCCAGCATGAATAAGGCTGCATAGGCTTCGACTTGGGAGGCGAACCCTCCCGGATGTCCAGAGGCTTTACTTCCGGTAACTTGCAAGGTGAGGTAGCGCAGGGCATCGGCAGCTAGGAGAGTTTGGTAGACTGCACAAGGGTCTTCTGTGGATGCGATCGCAGTTTTTCCATCAAAAATACACGGCAATTTCCCGTATTTGTCAAAATCGGGTAACGCTTCGCCAAAATATTGAATGCCTTCACAAAAAGCTGGATGGGTCGCCGTAGCCATAATGATTCAGATACCTCGTGAATGGACTGCGTTCGGTGAGAAGTGTGGCTTGCCACGCGGGACAAGTTGCGAGAAAGACCTAAAAGACAGTTTGACGCGTGTTTGTTAGATCGTACAAGAATGCGCTGACTCAAGCCTTGATTCTCAAACCCAGATTCTCAGGAAAAAGTGTGGCAAATGACCGTCTCGGTAGGAAATGCCGCCAGCCAATCAAAATTGCTAATTTGTTAAATTAACGGATATCAACTGTCGGCGAAAAGTGTTTTATGAGTCTGCCCAATCGTTCTCAATCTTCTCCCCACTGGCAAATGCTGCAATGGATTGTCCGCCCTTTGGAGGTTTTGGAGGCTGGCGCGCAACAGCATGGAGACTGCTTTACCTTGAATGTGGGAAATGTGGTTGAGTTCGTGATGGTCAGCAATCCGCAGGGAATCGAACAGATTTTAACGGAAAATCCCCAATGTTTTGAGGTCGGTCGGTCTAATCGAATCTTGAAGCGGACTTTGGGGGATCATTCTATTTTGCTACTCGATGGCGATCGCCACCAGCGCCAGCGCCAGTTACTCATGCCTCCTTTTCACGGCGAACGAATGAAGGCCTACGGGGAACTGATTCAACGTATTACCCAAGGCGTGATGCAAGCTTGGCAACCGGGCGAAACGGTTCGGGTGCGTTCTGCTATGCAATCTGTTTCCCTGAGAGTCATTCTTCAAGCCGTATTTGGCATCTATGAAGGCGAACGCGTGGCGCAACTGCAACGCGATATTGAAAACTTTTTAGAGTTCTCTACCTCTCGCCTGAGTTTCCTTTCGCTGCTGGTTCCCTTCCTGCAAAAAGATTTGGGGGCTTGGAGTTTGGGAGGGCGCTTTGTGCGACTGCGAGATAAAATTGACCAACAGCTTTATGCTGAAATTCGCGAACGTCAAACCCTCCCGGATGCTAGCGGAACCGATATCCTCAGCTTGTTAATGGCGGCGCGAGATAGCCAGGGGCAGGCGATGACGGCAGAAGAGTTACGCGATGAGTTAATGACGCTATTGATTGCGGGGCATGAAACGACCGCCACGGCAATGAGTTGGGCGTTATATTGGATTCATCGCAATCCAGAAGTTAAGCAAAAACTGATCGCCGAAATTGATGCATTAGGGGAAAATCCAGAACCGAATGCAATTGTCAAATTGCCCTATCTGAATGCAGTTTGTTCGGAAACCTTGAGACTGTACCCCGTGGCAATTTTGGCGATGCCGCGCATTACTAAATCTGAATATGAGTTACTGGGATATCATTTCCCGGCCGATACCTGGTTAACCCCTTGCATCTATTTGACGCATCACCGGGAAGACTTGTATCCAGAACCCAAACAGTTTAAGCCGGAACGCTTTTTAGAACGGCAGTTTTCGCCCTATGAATATCTCCCGTTTGGGGGTAGCAACCGCCGTTGTATTGGGGCGGCGTTCGCCTTATTTGAAATGAAGTTAGCCCTAGCTGAGATTTTAGCCAATTTTGAGCTAACTTTAGCCAGCGATCGCCCGGTTGTTCCCATCCGACGCGGCATTACAATGGCCCCCAAGGGGGGTGTAGAAATCCGTATTGTGGGGAAACGCAGCCGAAAATCAGCCGTTACGGTTTAGCTAGTCGGTTCTTCTAGAACGTTGACATCTACCAAAGGCGTCACGTTAAACCCTTCTGCGAGGATGCGAGATTGAATCTCTTCGGTGAGGCGTTGCTGAATTTCTGTAGACGTTGCCGTTACGCCATTTTGGGGTTGAACGTAAATCACCGATAATAGGGTGTTACCGTCGGGTTGTTGCGATCGCGTAAACCGAACATTGGCTTCTACCAAGTCTGCTAAGTCGCTATTATCCACCACTTCTTGCACAATAGAATTAGCGCGTTGGGCTTGGCTGGAACGTTGAAATTCGGGGGTTGAGGAAAATTGCCAACCGAGTAAAGCGGCTAAGGCTATCCCAGTTACGGCTAAGGAAGCCGGAAGAACCCAAGGTTTCCCCCGTTGGTAACGCGCCCCTTGGGAAGAAAGCCCATACAGGCGGAAAACCAGAGTCGCAGAGAGGTTAATCGCCGCAAGTTGGAGTAATAGTAAGAAGATCCCACTAATGACCATATCCCAACGACCGATCGCGATCGCCATCCCCGCAATGCCCGCCGGAGGCGCGAGGGAAGCTGCCACTAACATCCCAATGGAAGCCCCCGGAACCAAGCTGCTACGGTCGGATTGAACTAAATTTAACGCCCCGGCTGCCCCGGCGGTTAGGGGTAGCAGCACGGCGGCAGCGGAAATTTGGCTATTATCGACCATTAACGGTGTTGCAATTTCTTGTTGGCTAATCCAACTCAATAAACAAGTAACCGCAATCGTCACTGCTAAGGCGCTAAAATAGCGGACGATACTGCGCCACAGAAGGGTGCGATCGCCTCTAGAGGTTGCGATCGCCACATTCATCGCCGGCCCTGCGTAAGGCGCAATCAGCATTGCTGCAACTAACAAATAGATGGTGTTGGTATATAAGCCAATCCAAACCACAATTCCACCCACTACCGCATAGCTGAGGAAACCCCGCCAAGAACCCACGCTTTGCAACCCCGCTAGAAAGATTTCTAGGGGACTGCGTTCCTTAACATTTGTGACTTGCTGGGGCGCTTCCGACGCCGGGGGATGCAGGGCTAATGCCCCTTGGGGTAAAAAGGTAATATGAGTATCGGGAACTGATTCGAGTTCGCTCAAAAAGTCTTCAATTTGCCGATTGGAGATGCAGACAATTGCAAAATCTACTACATTATCTGCATCTTTACCTTCAAAATGAACTAAGTTAACTCCCTGATGTTCTTGAGTTAGCTCAACAACTTTATCGCCGTATCCTTGGGGAACTTGAATAAAAAGTTGTCTCATTAATTTTACCTGAATTAAGGTTTTCTAGCTTAACTTAATCGATTTGGAGCTTTTGATTTTTCCTCTTGAATTACAGAACTAGGGGAAGAGTTGCCTTGGCTTGGGATTGCTAGATTAAAAGCAATTCAACAAAAAGATTGCAGAAATTTTGGTGATGTTGGGTTTCACTACGTTCTACCCAACCTACGATTAATCGTTACGATTCTGATTGAGTTCGAGAATTGTAGGAATTTTGGTTGGACTTCCTGGATTTTGGGTTTCACTACGTTCTACCCAACCCACGATTAATCGTTACGATTCCGATCGAATTCAAGAATCATAAGAATCTCGATCGTATTTTCTAGCCATTTCTTCAAGATATTCTTGGCGAGGAATTCCTTGTTGAGCGCGGTCTTCTTCGGTTAAAGGAATTGCATTTTCTGAGGGGCGAATTTGCGAGCCGTAGCGATGGGCGTAAACTTGAGTAAACTCTGCTCCAAAAAAGAGAATCTGTGCAGAATAAAACACCCAAGCGACAATCACCACCAGCGAACCGGCTGCCCCATAGGTAGAACCAAAAGCACTTTGTCCCAAATACAAACCTA includes:
- a CDS encoding DUF389 domain-containing protein codes for the protein MRQLFIQVPQGYGDKVVELTQEHQGVNLVHFEGKDADNVVDFAIVCISNRQIEDFLSELESVPDTHITFLPQGALALHPPASEAPQQVTNVKERSPLEIFLAGLQSVGSWRGFLSYAVVGGIVVWIGLYTNTIYLLVAAMLIAPYAGPAMNVAIATSRGDRTLLWRSIVRYFSALAVTIAVTCLLSWISQQEIATPLMVDNSQISAAAVLLPLTAGAAGALNLVQSDRSSLVPGASIGMLVAASLAPPAGIAGMAIAIGRWDMVISGIFLLLLQLAAINLSATLVFRLYGLSSQGARYQRGKPWVLPASLAVTGIALAALLGWQFSSTPEFQRSSQAQRANSIVQEVVDNSDLADLVEANVRFTRSQQPDGNTLLSVIYVQPQNGVTATSTEIQQRLTEEIQSRILAEGFNVTPLVDVNVLEEPTS
- a CDS encoding transketolase, which encodes MATATHPAFCEGIQYFGEALPDFDKYGKLPCIFDGKTAIASTEDPCAVYQTLLAADALRYLTLQVTGSKASGHPGGFASQVEAYAALFMLGHKNVLTEVGHHAPGFYSAMFLDRSLEDMGIGTVQQMRDRFREMHGLLGHLSGQIPGLLSPAGPLGQGQHFALSAALLHPDKLFAFTLGDGGMGEPYPMSAMAHFHTAFPKITNFLPVLVWNGYSQEHHSMVSTQTNDQMIRYWLGNGFEEVILVDAKDYDDQNQPGAYVDSTQFSFAKRLEFTKAVLAGVDKAAKSALGGKLTVFIIKQLKGAGVHARGAKSHNLYGFHTLDNPDIISALKTRALSPEAWELVRTNYERAGGGPAAKTAVTEFELPLSELKDLPLTEYPVGGDKQVATTAMGELVAKVGQLDPHFLVTNADGNEASGIGNINKALKIIHPTSDDLYNQAPKGQVYEPLSEDACAGLAAGLCLMGARTLWCSYESFAINGLPIWQTVTQAMAELRRPTPSTITLFTAGALEQGRNGWTHQRPEIENYFAAMMRNGNVFPLFPPDANSIQVCYEWALSTKNKGITITASKSPLPIYTTFEQTREALQNGAVTLQETPGEKRVVFAVIGDMTLLPVYEAAKQLQSQGIGSRIVSIVNPRRLYRPSDVAWDTCFAADGDFLDDAGFEQLFGGDALIGVTGGTSGLLEPVMLRSTSKRDVFAWKRGETTATPNQIMEFNGITPDALATRAQALLG
- a CDS encoding cytochrome P450 — encoded protein: MSLPNRSQSSPHWQMLQWIVRPLEVLEAGAQQHGDCFTLNVGNVVEFVMVSNPQGIEQILTENPQCFEVGRSNRILKRTLGDHSILLLDGDRHQRQRQLLMPPFHGERMKAYGELIQRITQGVMQAWQPGETVRVRSAMQSVSLRVILQAVFGIYEGERVAQLQRDIENFLEFSTSRLSFLSLLVPFLQKDLGAWSLGGRFVRLRDKIDQQLYAEIRERQTLPDASGTDILSLLMAARDSQGQAMTAEELRDELMTLLIAGHETTATAMSWALYWIHRNPEVKQKLIAEIDALGENPEPNAIVKLPYLNAVCSETLRLYPVAILAMPRITKSEYELLGYHFPADTWLTPCIYLTHHREDLYPEPKQFKPERFLERQFSPYEYLPFGGSNRRCIGAAFALFEMKLALAEILANFELTLASDRPVVPIRRGITMAPKGGVEIRIVGKRSRKSAVTV